In the Maribacter sp. MJ134 genome, one interval contains:
- a CDS encoding DUF3098 domain-containing protein: MGKKNKIEQAPKQEFIFQKKNYLFMFIGLACIALGFILMSGGGTDDPNVFNPEIYNFRRIRLAPTLVLIGLGIEVYAILLNPHKKKN, from the coding sequence ATGGGTAAAAAGAATAAAATTGAGCAAGCACCTAAACAGGAGTTTATTTTTCAAAAGAAAAACTACTTGTTCATGTTCATTGGTTTGGCCTGTATTGCCTTAGGTTTTATTTTGATGAGTGGCGGGGGAACGGACGACCCCAATGTCTTTAATCCTGAGATATACAACTTTAGAAGAATAAGACTAGCACCTACATTAGTACTCATTGGTCTAGGAATCGAGGTGTACGCAATTTTGTTGAATCCTCACAAAAAGAAAAACTAA
- a CDS encoding cell division protein FtsX, with product MSTSFENYQRRKLISSYFSVVLSIALVLFLLGILGLLVLNTKKMADRSKEQITISVFLKEDAKEIEVEQLRKTLAMSDYTKSATYVSKEEAAEQHSQEIGEDFVDYLGYNPLKNSIDVKLNADFVTAEKVTEIADELSEKSYVDEVSYDKVLVSMVAKSVEKIGFWILVASGIFTFIAVLLINSSIRLSIYSKRFIIKTMQMVGATKTFIRRPFIWQNIKLGMLGALLALIAIGGVVYYVNTNFQDLGLLEEPSILIILLVGVFLLGILISLISTYFATQRFLNLRTDELYY from the coding sequence ATGAGTACTTCTTTTGAAAATTATCAAAGGCGAAAGCTTATTTCATCCTATTTCTCTGTAGTACTGAGTATTGCTTTGGTACTTTTTCTTTTAGGGATATTAGGTCTTTTAGTGCTCAACACTAAAAAGATGGCCGATCGGTCTAAAGAACAGATTACGATTTCAGTTTTTTTAAAGGAAGACGCTAAAGAAATCGAAGTTGAACAACTTCGGAAAACCTTAGCCATGTCCGATTATACGAAATCAGCAACCTATGTATCCAAAGAGGAAGCTGCGGAACAACATAGCCAAGAAATCGGGGAAGACTTTGTAGACTATCTAGGTTACAATCCGCTTAAAAACTCCATTGATGTAAAATTGAACGCTGACTTTGTTACTGCTGAAAAAGTTACGGAAATAGCGGATGAACTTTCCGAAAAAAGTTATGTCGATGAAGTAAGTTATGATAAGGTACTTGTGAGCATGGTAGCCAAAAGTGTTGAGAAAATCGGGTTTTGGATATTGGTGGCGAGTGGCATTTTTACCTTTATAGCGGTACTCCTCATCAACAGTTCCATACGCCTATCTATATACTCTAAACGCTTTATCATTAAAACGATGCAAATGGTGGGCGCTACAAAAACCTTTATAAGAAGGCCCTTTATTTGGCAAAACATAAAACTAGGTATGCTTGGTGCTTTATTAGCGCTTATTGCCATAGGAGGTGTGGTTTATTACGTTAATACTAATTTTCAGGATTTAGGCCTTTTGGAAGAACCGTCCATACTGATAATTTTATTGGTCGGTGTTTTTCTTTTAGGCATCCTTATCTCCCTTATAAGTACCTATTTCGCTACACAGCGTTTTTTAAATTTAAGAACGGACGAATTATATTACTAA